A segment of the Armatimonadota bacterium genome:
AAGAAGCTCGACAGGATGGATGAGTGGTTCACGATCGGACAAGAGAAGCTCGCGGGATTGACCGGGGAATCTCGGGAAGAGGCGGTCAACGAACTGCAGAAGCTGAAGGACGAAGAGACGACGCGGATGAAGGCCGAGATTTCCGGACTACTGGACAGCATTCGGTCCGCGGACTCCAGGGTGCTGTCCGTGGGAGTGGACAAGCTGGCTTCCGCCCTTAGAGCGGATGTCGATGTGAACGCCGAGTTGACGACAATGATGTCGCGCATACTGGATGCCCCGACTGCGGAGGCATTGCTCACGGCGAGAGCGGAGAAGATGTCGGAGACTGCGGCTGAGGAAGAGTAATCGTTGCGCGTTATAGTTATCGATTCTGAACCGAAGTGCTCCGAAGACGGGACTGCAAGAGAAGAACGCCTGCCGATCTGGCAGGCGTTCTCATCATTCGGCGGAGGGTACAAAACCTGTCCGGAGAAAAGTATACTCTTCTGCGACAAGCACCATCAGGATGATGGCTTACAGGCAGTTCGACGTTTCTGCCGGTGCGCCTAGCTGGACTCGAGAATCAGGGCGATCTTGTCGACGTTGCTCTGAATCCAGTAGCCGTGCCATGCCTGCATGGTCTCCGTGTAGGGCCAGTCATCGGGCAGGCCGATGTCATAGAGCGACTGAGTGCCGGCATCCCACCACATCCCCACAGAGCTGAGCCAGTTGTTTGTGTATGCCGCATCCTGCAGGCTCACCGTCACGTTGCCGTCCACGACCTTCGCGTCGGCCCAGGTGAAGTCCCTGTTGAAGGGATTGCCTATCAGCGACCAACCCGCCTTCGGAAGGCTGATCCAGACATCCATCGAGTTGTTGTCGTCCAGGCCGGCGTACGAGATAGTCCCGGGCGAATCGGACTGAACCCAGTACCCGTCCGTCAGCAGCATGTTGCCGAACACTTCCGGGGTCCAGAGGTCATACTGATAGAGGCTCTGGGTAGCGGCATCCCAGCGAGTGAGCTTGCCGTCAATGTCAATGCCGTTCATCACAACCAGCGGGTCGGGATCAACCGGAATCCCCGGAAGCGCTATCAAGCTCCACCCGGAAACTACGGTGCCCGGAGGCGACGTGATGGTTGTGAGTGCTGCTGATGCGGGCAGCATCGCTGCCAGCGAGACCAACACCAGGCCGATAATCGTTCGCTTCATCTTGAATGTTCCTCCTGCCGATGAGTTGCTTGGCCGTGAACCCAAAGCGACGACACGCCGCATCATGCGCACCAAGGCCCAAAACGCGTTGTGTTTCGGCGCTCCGTGGACTACAATTCGTCCTCTGTACCAATCTAACACCTTCAGGCTAACCTGTCAACAGGTAAAAATACCTAATTTGTGCGTGGCGCAAGCTCAAGAGAGCTCTGCGTCGCGAGCAACGACGCGGTTCGCGTATTCCCGCGCCTGATGCATGAATGCCTCGATCCGAGTCTCGCTGGTCGCCTGCTCGACCCCATCGTAGACCATGTTGAGGAATGGGAACTCGCCCATTTCCTCGCGGACCCTCTTGAGAAGCGCGTTTGAGATTGTTCCGGGCATGCACGTGAACGGCATGACGGCCACGATCCCCGCCAAGCCCTTGTTGACGAAGTCCACCGCCTTGCCGACTGTCATGATCGCTTCGCCCTCGAAACTGCGGTGTACATAGGGGGCAGCCAGGTCGAGCACTTCGGCGCTTGACGGTTCGTAGCAATTCCTTAGGAAGCCGTCGAAGACGTGCGCGTAGTCGTGCTCATGCTTCTTCATGAAGAAATCCATCACATTGTTCTTGCCCCACAGCTTGAGGTCGCCCGCGAGTCTCGCTCGAAACGCACGGCGGACGTTTCGGTAGAGCAGCCATTCAAGAAGCGGCGCGGCCCAGACCTCTCCGCCGAGGTTTTCGATCCTGCGGACGATGTCCTGGTTGCTGTAGGCGTTTGCGCGGACATAGAACTCACCGACGTAGCCGATGATCGGCTTCTGTACGCTGCGGTCAACCTGCACCGTCTCGAACACGCTGCGGCATCTCCTCAGCGCGGTGACGAGGTCTGCATCCTCCGCGATTGCGTCCGAGACGATCTTGACGCATCTGCCGAAGGCCTCGTCGGTGGATCCGCTGATCATCTCGTAGGGTCTCGTCTCGCGGAGACATTTCTCCAGCATATCAACGGCGACGATGCCCTTCCATCCCTGCTCGAGCAGCTTGCGCCCGACGATGCCGATATCGTCGTAGAAACTCGATGCCTGGTTCGGCGCATAGATCGGTACGTCGGGATAGCCCAACTGGTCCAGCACCATCCGCTGGAGAGCGTTGTACTGGCCGAATCTGCACGGGCCGCCGGATCCGCCCATAAAGAAGGCGTACCTGTCGCGGTCGAAGTCGGGGCGCTTGACGAACTTGACCATGTCGCCTGTCGTTACGATGCAGGGAAAGCACTCCTTGCCTGTCGTGAACTGGCGCCCCCATTCGAGAGTTTCCTCGTCTTGAGGCGGAAGGACCTCGGAGTTCATTCCACAGGACTTGAACGCGGCCGCGAGTGCATAGGCGTGGGCGCTCATGTTGGGGATCATGACCGTCCTGTGCGTGCCGTGATCTATGTCTACCTTGCGGTAGACCCTGGCTCCGACGGCCTTCTCGCTTGCGTGCTCCAGGCTGTCCATAAACGCCTCGCAGCGTGTGATCATTCCCGCGTCGGCGCTGTGCTCGTCCACTTCTATCACGAGGCACGGCTTAGATCCCAGGCGCTCGCGAAAGAACTTGTGCACGAACGAGTCCGGACCGCATCCGAAGTTCGTCAGGTAAAGGGGAAACAGCCTGGGGTCGTCGGCGACCAACTCGCCCGCGCAGAGTATCTTCTGGCCGTAACGCCAGTACATATTCGTCCAGTCCTCAGGCAGGCGAACGGAGTCGAGCGGCAGGAAGTCCATCGGAATGCACCGCACGCCCATTTTGTTCAGCTTGCGAGGGATCTCCAGGTTCGAGCCGGCGTCACATGTGTTATACGCGCGCCCGATAACCACTATCGCTTTCTCATCCGATCCAAGATCGGCGAGAATCTCTTGCCCTCTCGCTTGAAGCCTCTGCTGGAAGCGTTCCAGATGTGCCTGCGCAGCCTCTACGGCGCGAGCCACCTCGCTCCGGGATCGTCCGAGCCTCTTGCCGACGTCTTCCAGCGCCTTTGCTCTGTGTTTGTGGTTTAGTTGGAGGTAGATGACAGGCTGAAGAACCTCAACCCCGAGGGCCCGGAAATCGATCGCCGACTTGATCGTGTAGACAAGGCTCTGAACGTACGGACAGACGAAGCTGTCTGTCATCCGCTCGTCTGGCCTGGACATGTTGATCACGCTGGGCAGGAATACGTAGTCGATCTCCTTCTCGAGGATATTGAGTGTGTGGCCGAGCGCAACCTTCATCGGAAAGCACGTCTCCGCGACTGACCGCTCGGCCCCGTTGTGGATGATCGCTTTTGTTGTGGGGTCCGAGACTACGATGTCGCATCCAAGTTCGCGGAAGAAGGCCTGCCAGAACGGATATAGTTCGTAGAACAACAGCGCTCTGGGGATGCCTATTCTCGGCGCGCCCGTCGGGATCGGCTCGGACGGGACATACGGCGCTAGTAGCATATCCTCGCGCTCTGCATAGTGGTCCGGGAACAGTGACTTCTCCCCCGCCCGGCGGTCCACATCGAACTTCTCGCATCTCGAGCCGTAGAAGAGTGGCTTCTCTCCTTCGACCGTTACGCGGTTGATCTCGCAGTGGTTCGCGCAGTCCCTGCACTCGAAAGAGGATACTTCGTAGTTCCTGTTGCTGAGGTCGAATCCCTTGAACGAGCTTCCTTCACCTCTGTCGGCCTCCATCGCTAGGCAGGCGCATCCGAGTGCCCCCGTCACCTCATGATGTTTGGGGACGATGATCGGCTTGCCGGTGACCATCTCGAAGGCAGCGACCACGCCCTTGTTCGCGGCGACTCCACCCTGAAAGAATATCTTGTTTCCGACGGGTTTTGTTCCGACGACCCGGTTGAGGTAGTTGCGTACGATCGAATAGCTGAGTCCCGCGACTAGGTCTTCGGTGTTAGCGCCGTCCTGCTGGTTGCGCACCAGTTCCGTCTCCATGAAGACGGTGCATCTTTCCCCGAGGTTCACAGGAGCATCGGACTTCAGCGCAAGTTCTCCAAACTGCTGCTTGATGCTGATTCCCAGCTTCTCTGCCTGTTCCTCCAGGAAGGATCCTGTCCCCGCCGCGCAGACCTTGTTCATCTCAAAATCGACGATGGCGCCGTTGTTCAGACTGATGTACTTCGAGTCCTGGCCGCCGATCTCGAAGATCGTGTCCACCCCGGGGTCAACCTCGACCGCTCCGCGCGCCTGAGCCGTGATCTCGTTGCGAACGACGTCCGCACCGATCAGGTCTGCGATCAGATACCTTCCCGAGCCGGTGGTGCATGCGCCCTTGATGTCCACCAGATTTCCTATCTCGTCGCCGACTTCCTTCAGCCCTTGGTTGACGGCCTCGATCGGTCTGCTGGCGGTCGGCAGGTACCGTTTCGAGAGAACCCGCTTGTCTGCGTCCATGACGACCACGTTGGTACTTACGGAACCCACGTCCACTCCGAGATACGCCGCAACCTTCTGGCTCGGCGGCGCATCGCACGAATTGTCAGCAGGCAAGACCGACCTGTCAAGTCTGAGCGGCTTCTCCGAGGCCTGGTCCTGACTAGCCGGCTGACATCCTTCGCGGAGTTCCGATAGGCCTTCGAAACGTGCGGCGGGCATATCGCCTCGAAGGGCAACGAGCGCCGCGCCGATTGCGCCTGTACAGCCGAACTCCTTCGGGATGATCAAATCGCCGTCCTCTAGGCCCAGCACACTCTTCATCGCCCGCACAATGCCGGGGTTTGCTGCGACTCCGCCCTGGAAGGCGACCGGGGTGTCTATCTGTTTCGCCGCGCCCACCGTGCTCTTGAAGTTCCTGGCCAGCGCGAAACATAGTCCCGCTACGATGTCGTGCACGGGCGTGGCCTTCTGCTGCAGGTGGATCATGTCGCTCTTCGCGAAGACGGTGCACCGGCCCGCGACTCTGGGCGGGGTCTCGGACTTGAGTGCCAGTTCGCCGAACTCCTCAATGTCGAGGTTCATTCGGGTGGCCTGCTGGTCGAGGAAGGAGCCTGTGCCGGCGGCGCAGACCGTGTTCATCTGGAAGTCCGCGATCGAGGCGGGGCCGCCGTTCTCGCCCGGTTTGAGCGATATCAGCTTGGAGTCCTCGCCGCCGATCTCGATGACTGTGCGGACATGGGGGTATAGATGCGCGGAGGCAGATGCCTGCGCGATCACCTCGTTGACGAATACGCCGTCCAGAGTTCCGGCGACCGGGCGTCCGCCGGTACCGGTTGCCGCACATCCAGCGATACGATCGCCGTACTGCAGCAGCAGTGAGTCCACCTCATCGGCGGTCACCTGCATCGGACGGCCCTTGTGTCTGACGTACCGGGTATGTAGTATCTCACCTTCCTGGGTGACAACGGCGAGGTTCACGCTTACCGAACCAACGTCGATACCAAGAACAAGGTCTTTCCCTGACATGCTGCTATTCCTCGTCTCGAATCTGCATACCCCCGGCATGTCGGACCGTCGCGATCAGAAGACCGGGATCACAACTGCGATGGAGATACTCCTGTCTTCTATTCTTGCATATCTGAGGCCACTCCTGCAACCCTCTTGAGATGCGAAATCGTCCGCGGTGGCTGAAGTTTCGGCGGCCCTTGACGGTCTAAGATCTGGAAGGCAGCAGATGTGGAGCGCGAGGGCGGCGCGGCCGCTTGAGCGCCGGTCAGTCGGCGCCCTCGTGCCTCCACGGAATCCACGCAGGATGATCCTCCACTTTCCCCTAACAATCTCCTGGCAGACAACACGCGCTGGAGGTGTGAGAGATATGGCGTATTTCCCTGGGCTTGACCGGGAGTTCGGCAGTTTCAGATCGTGGATGGACCTGCGCAAGGAACAGGGCCTCGACGTTTCCGATATCGAGAAAGAGGTCGTCGCGTACCTGAGGTCCCTGCGTCGCGGGCTCGAATCGAAGGACCCGCCTTTCGGCACAAAGTACCTCGAGCCGGTCGCGTACAAGAGCATCCTGAAGGCGCGTCCGAAGGGCCCCAGGTCGCTGAAGTTCGATCTGACGGATGAGCAACTCTACGACAAGATGCTCGGCGCATGGCTCGGCCGAGGCGCGGGATGCGTGCTCGGCATACCGGTCGAGGGCTGGAGCCGGACAAAGATACAAGAATGGGCTGGAATACTTGAACAACCTTATCCGTTAGCTGAATACTGGAGGGATACGCCGAGGCGTGGGAACCACTATTCCGAGCCGATCATAAACTTCCTCAAGGGACGGATTGATCACATCGGCCCGGACGATGACATCACCTACACGGTGCTCGGACTCCTGATACTCGAGGAGTACGGCCTTGGCTTCACCTCCCGGCACGTCGGCGAGGCGTGGGTCAAGCTCCTTCCGATGGCCTGCACCGCCGAGCACGTGGCGTTGGAGAACCTCAAGAAGGGCCTCAAGCCGCCGAAGACCGCGCTGAAGGACAATCCGTATATGGAGTGGATCGGCGCCGACATCCGGAGCGATCCGTGGGGCTATGCCGCTCCCGGACTGCCGGAGGTCGCCGCCGACTTCGCATATCGAGATGCGAGCGTCAGTCACATCATGAACGGCACGTACGGCGAGATGTTCTTCTCCGCCGCCATCGCCGCCGCGTTCGTCGTCAACGATCCGATCGAGTGCCTGCGGATCGGCCTCACGGAGATCCCGGCGAAGTGCAGGCTGACG
Coding sequences within it:
- a CDS encoding ADP-ribosylglycohydrolase family protein; protein product: MAYFPGLDREFGSFRSWMDLRKEQGLDVSDIEKEVVAYLRSLRRGLESKDPPFGTKYLEPVAYKSILKARPKGPRSLKFDLTDEQLYDKMLGAWLGRGAGCVLGIPVEGWSRTKIQEWAGILEQPYPLAEYWRDTPRRGNHYSEPIINFLKGRIDHIGPDDDITYTVLGLLILEEYGLGFTSRHVGEAWVKLLPMACTAEHVALENLKKGLKPPKTALKDNPYMEWIGADIRSDPWGYAAPGLPEVAADFAYRDASVSHIMNGTYGEMFFSAAIAAAFVVNDPIECLRIGLTEIPAKCRLTETVKETLKWCRQDADWGATETRIAKKYDGMSMAHTLNNAALTVAGLWYGEGDLQKTISFTVMGGVDTDCTGATAGSIVGAILGARKLPKKWVGPFGDGLSTYIRGHEKQSISDLARRCCAVAKQVRSKFA
- a CDS encoding CoA activase, producing the protein MSGKDLVLGIDVGSVSVNLAVVTQEGEILHTRYVRHKGRPMQVTADEVDSLLLQYGDRIAGCAATGTGGRPVAGTLDGVFVNEVIAQASASAHLYPHVRTVIEIGGEDSKLISLKPGENGGPASIADFQMNTVCAAGTGSFLDQQATRMNLDIEEFGELALKSETPPRVAGRCTVFAKSDMIHLQQKATPVHDIVAGLCFALARNFKSTVGAAKQIDTPVAFQGGVAANPGIVRAMKSVLGLEDGDLIIPKEFGCTGAIGAALVALRGDMPAARFEGLSELREGCQPASQDQASEKPLRLDRSVLPADNSCDAPPSQKVAAYLGVDVGSVSTNVVVMDADKRVLSKRYLPTASRPIEAVNQGLKEVGDEIGNLVDIKGACTTGSGRYLIADLIGADVVRNEITAQARGAVEVDPGVDTIFEIGGQDSKYISLNNGAIVDFEMNKVCAAGTGSFLEEQAEKLGISIKQQFGELALKSDAPVNLGERCTVFMETELVRNQQDGANTEDLVAGLSYSIVRNYLNRVVGTKPVGNKIFFQGGVAANKGVVAAFEMVTGKPIIVPKHHEVTGALGCACLAMEADRGEGSSFKGFDLSNRNYEVSSFECRDCANHCEINRVTVEGEKPLFYGSRCEKFDVDRRAGEKSLFPDHYAEREDMLLAPYVPSEPIPTGAPRIGIPRALLFYELYPFWQAFFRELGCDIVVSDPTTKAIIHNGAERSVAETCFPMKVALGHTLNILEKEIDYVFLPSVINMSRPDERMTDSFVCPYVQSLVYTIKSAIDFRALGVEVLQPVIYLQLNHKHRAKALEDVGKRLGRSRSEVARAVEAAQAHLERFQQRLQARGQEILADLGSDEKAIVVIGRAYNTCDAGSNLEIPRKLNKMGVRCIPMDFLPLDSVRLPEDWTNMYWRYGQKILCAGELVADDPRLFPLYLTNFGCGPDSFVHKFFRERLGSKPCLVIEVDEHSADAGMITRCEAFMDSLEHASEKAVGARVYRKVDIDHGTHRTVMIPNMSAHAYALAAAFKSCGMNSEVLPPQDEETLEWGRQFTTGKECFPCIVTTGDMVKFVKRPDFDRDRYAFFMGGSGGPCRFGQYNALQRMVLDQLGYPDVPIYAPNQASSFYDDIGIVGRKLLEQGWKGIVAVDMLEKCLRETRPYEMISGSTDEAFGRCVKIVSDAIAEDADLVTALRRCRSVFETVQVDRSVQKPIIGYVGEFYVRANAYSNQDIVRRIENLGGEVWAAPLLEWLLYRNVRRAFRARLAGDLKLWGKNNVMDFFMKKHEHDYAHVFDGFLRNCYEPSSAEVLDLAAPYVHRSFEGEAIMTVGKAVDFVNKGLAGIVAVMPFTCMPGTISNALLKRVREEMGEFPFLNMVYDGVEQATSETRIEAFMHQAREYANRVVARDAELS